The genomic segment CTGGATAAAGGCCCCCTGGGCCATGCTCTCAAGCCCTACGGCTATACCAAAGGACTGAACAATACTGATAAGGACAGTACCGTATCTCGTATATTTTACTATCTTCTTTCTTCCCTCTTCCCCCTCCTTGGCAAGCTTGCCGATAGCGGGAATAACAACCGTAAGCAATTGAAGGATAATGGATGCGCTGATATAAGGCATGATACCAAGGGCAAATATAGTCACCCTTGAGAGCGCACCACCGGAGAAGATATCAAAGAAATCCATAAGAGCCCCACCCCTTTCGGTCAGAAACTTGCTCAGTTCCTCACCATTGATTCCTGGCGTGGGGATATGAGCACCCATTCTGTATACTGCAAGAAGGACAAGGGTAAACAAAACCCTGTTTTTAAGTTCTTCGATCTTGAATATATTCTGAAAAGAAGAGAGTGCTCCCAACTATATCACCTCGGCCTTCCCGCCGGAAGCATTTATTTTCTGCATGGCAGAAGTGCTGAAAGCATGAGCCTTGATATTCAACGGCCTGGAGAGTTCACCGTCTCCGAGGATCTTTAATCCATCTTTAATATCCTTCAGAATTCCTCTCTCAAGCAGCAACTCCGGGGTTATAGTATCGGCATCCTCTATATTTGAAAGAACCTTGAGATTCGTTATGGCGAATTCCTTTCTGAACGGC from the Nitrospirota bacterium genome contains:
- the rplO gene encoding 50S ribosomal protein L15, producing the protein MKIDELKPDEGSKKKAKRVGRGPGSGHGKTSCKGHKGQKARSGGTKGPGFEGGQMPLQRRLPKRGFSNEPFRKEFAITNLKVLSNIEDADTITPELLLERGILKDIKDGLKILGDGELSRPLNIKAHAFSTSAMQKINASGGKAEVI